A part of Candidatus Krumholzibacteriia bacterium genomic DNA contains:
- a CDS encoding outer membrane lipoprotein-sorting protein has protein sequence MKKLILPVLLVAALAAWWPAPLRAQAPDAEALMKEAHLNMYYAGDDGSARVKMTITDKNGKTRERDFTILRKDFAEGGEQRYYVYFYEPNDVRRTTFMAWKNPDGDDARWIYVPSLDLVKPLSANDKKSSFVGSDFAYEDVSGRHWSDDSHTFLREEEKGGYQTWAIESTPKSGDYFAKKTTWIDKDVRLVVREEYFDNKGELLKVFEVLKIETVDGFATALERRMTTPRKNNNTLIVFDSIDYNQGISADIFSERYLKSPPREYIAQ, from the coding sequence ATGAAGAAACTCATTCTCCCGGTATTGCTCGTGGCCGCGCTGGCGGCCTGGTGGCCCGCGCCGCTGCGCGCGCAGGCTCCCGACGCCGAGGCGCTCATGAAGGAAGCGCACCTCAACATGTACTACGCGGGCGACGACGGTTCGGCGCGGGTCAAGATGACCATCACCGACAAGAACGGCAAGACGCGCGAACGCGACTTCACCATTTTGCGCAAGGACTTTGCCGAGGGCGGCGAGCAGCGCTACTACGTGTACTTCTACGAGCCCAACGACGTGCGGCGCACCACCTTCATGGCGTGGAAGAACCCCGACGGCGACGACGCGCGTTGGATTTACGTGCCCTCGCTGGATCTGGTGAAGCCGCTCTCCGCCAACGACAAGAAGAGCAGCTTCGTGGGCAGCGACTTCGCCTACGAGGACGTGTCCGGGCGCCACTGGAGCGACGACTCGCACACGTTCCTGCGCGAGGAGGAGAAGGGCGGCTACCAGACGTGGGCGATCGAGAGCACGCCGAAGAGCGGCGACTACTTTGCCAAGAAGACCACCTGGATCGACAAAGATGTCAGGCTGGTGGTGCGCGAGGAGTACTTTGACAACAAGGGTGAGCTGCTGAAGGTGTTCGAAGTGCTCAAAATCGAAACCGTCGACGGGTTTGCGACCGCCCTGGAGCGCCGCATGACCACGCCGCGCAAGAACAACAACACGCTCATCGTCTTCGACAGCATCGATTACAACCAGGGGATCTCCGCGGACATCTTCAGCGAGCGGTATCTAAAGAGCCCGCCGCGCGAGTACATCGCCCAGTAG